In a single window of the Streptomyces sp. CGMCC 4.7035 genome:
- a CDS encoding aminoglycoside phosphotransferase family protein — protein sequence MSRIVSAWVTSGEEVLGVAGPSAVDVPWWSEVEPVVGWLEDLLGVPVLVLRLLTVDGGEGGRDGHATYHVEALERPAPGLLDRGPLDEDLLTQDDELRTPWARVEGLRDLLDWAGRTLESAGQPVTGRVEQRRTWNLSGLFRLPTARGSVWLKATPRFAADEAAAISAFRRVDPGLVPALLGQGDRRILMEHVPGEDCWGASAETVAAAMGRLVAAQAALAPDRPAVLRDWRTPVLGARVDALLDGPVAAELTGEEMAAVRDLAGRWPQLTACGLPDTVVHGDFHPGNWRSDGGRPVVVDFADAYWGNPVVDGLRAHDFLPEPVRGTAARAWADAWARHAPGSDPARALVLAEPLAHLMYAVRYQEFLDGIEPSERPYHEGDPVTAIRRAVHSARHPSPFLMASGLT from the coding sequence GTGAGTCGAATCGTCAGTGCGTGGGTGACATCGGGCGAGGAGGTCCTCGGTGTCGCGGGCCCGTCAGCCGTGGACGTTCCGTGGTGGTCGGAGGTCGAGCCGGTCGTCGGGTGGTTGGAGGACCTGCTCGGGGTTCCGGTGCTGGTGCTGCGACTGCTGACCGTGGACGGTGGCGAAGGCGGCCGGGACGGCCATGCCACGTACCACGTCGAAGCGTTGGAGCGTCCGGCGCCCGGGCTGCTGGACCGAGGGCCCCTCGACGAGGACCTGTTGACACAGGACGACGAACTCCGCACGCCCTGGGCCCGCGTCGAGGGCCTGCGGGACCTCCTCGACTGGGCCGGCCGCACGCTGGAGTCGGCGGGACAGCCGGTGACCGGTCGCGTGGAGCAGCGGCGGACCTGGAACCTGTCGGGGCTGTTCCGGCTGCCCACCGCGCGCGGGTCCGTCTGGCTCAAGGCGACGCCGCGCTTCGCCGCCGACGAGGCGGCCGCCATCAGCGCGTTCAGGCGTGTGGATCCCGGACTGGTGCCGGCCCTCCTCGGCCAGGGTGATCGGCGGATCCTGATGGAGCACGTTCCCGGCGAGGACTGCTGGGGCGCGTCGGCCGAGACGGTGGCGGCGGCGATGGGGCGGCTCGTGGCGGCACAGGCGGCCCTGGCGCCGGACCGGCCCGCCGTGCTGCGGGACTGGCGCACACCCGTACTCGGGGCCCGGGTCGACGCCCTCCTCGACGGGCCGGTCGCTGCCGAGCTGACCGGCGAAGAGATGGCTGCCGTGCGGGACTTGGCGGGCCGTTGGCCGCAGCTCACCGCGTGCGGACTGCCCGACACGGTGGTCCACGGCGACTTCCATCCGGGCAACTGGCGCAGCGACGGCGGCCGCCCGGTCGTCGTCGACTTCGCGGACGCCTACTGGGGAAACCCGGTGGTGGACGGTCTGCGCGCCCACGACTTCCTCCCGGAGCCGGTCCGGGGGACGGCGGCCCGTGCCTGGGCAGACGCCTGGGCGCGACACGCACCGGGAAGCGACCCGGCCCGCGCCCTGGTGCTCGCCGAGCCGCTCGCCCATCTCATGTACGCCGTCCGCTACCAGGAGTTCCTCGACGGCATCGAGCCGTCGGAGCGGCCGTACCACGAGGGGGACCCGGTGACGGCCATCCGAAGGGCGGTGCACAGCGCACGGCATCCGAGCCCCTTCCTCATGGCCTCGGGGCTCACGTAA
- a CDS encoding GNAT family N-acetyltransferase: MDDLPTFDPGRPVLLEGLGLRLREWADDDVPDLVALYDDPEMDRWTPVASPFGVEEARAYLAAARKKRTQGRSVQLAITADGLRPQGEILLFRSAADERDVELAYGVGAAYRGQGLASRAVRLAVGHATREAGARRVVLCIEAGNMASEAVAKSAGFGLGDDEPVIRAAKGREVVLRTWHRTPH; this comes from the coding sequence ATGGATGACCTGCCGACGTTCGACCCTGGACGACCCGTGCTCCTCGAAGGTCTGGGGCTCCGGTTGCGCGAGTGGGCCGACGACGACGTGCCGGACCTGGTCGCGCTCTACGACGACCCCGAGATGGACCGGTGGACACCGGTGGCTTCGCCGTTCGGCGTCGAGGAGGCGCGCGCATATCTCGCCGCCGCGCGAAAGAAGCGGACGCAAGGACGGTCGGTACAGCTGGCCATCACGGCGGACGGCCTGCGGCCACAGGGCGAGATCCTTCTCTTCCGCAGCGCTGCCGACGAGCGTGACGTCGAGCTGGCGTACGGCGTCGGAGCCGCGTACCGCGGCCAAGGCCTTGCCTCCAGGGCCGTACGGCTCGCCGTCGGTCACGCCACCCGCGAGGCCGGCGCCCGCCGGGTGGTGCTGTGCATCGAGGCCGGGAACATGGCCAGCGAGGCCGTCGCCAAGTCCGCCGGCTTCGGACTCGGCGACGACGAACCCGTCATACGTGCGGCGAAAGGGCGCGAGGTGGTGCTCCGCACGTGGCACCGCACCCCGCACTGA
- a CDS encoding hydrolase — translation MLGLTRSRHRVSTALAVFGLLATGTAAVQATTAATPAHAATTHRILFDNAHAETAGNADWIISTSQPDPLGQDSSPSSETDWTGALSSWGVALQKTGNYSLKTLPSGSSLTYGGSSTTDLSNFDTLVLPEPNTLFTTAEKTAIMTFVKNGGGLFMISDHTGADRNNDGEDAVEILNDLMTNNSVDSTDPFGFSIDSLSISSDYPSAISDSTSAVLHGSFGTVTKSLIASGTTATLKPADNSAVKGLLYRTGYSGNTGAFFATSTFGSGRVAFWGDSSPIDDGTGQSGNTLYDGWNDSGATNAALALNATEWLAGASGSSGGGGGGGGTTCTAAQLLGNNGFESGATTWSASSGVITNSSSESPRTGSYYAWLDGYGTATTDTLSQSVTIPSACTTAALSFYLHVDTAETSTSTAYDTLKVQVLNSSGTVLSTLATYSNLNAASGYTQRSFSLASYAGQTVTLKFTGTEGSTLQTSFVIDDTALSVS, via the coding sequence ATGCTCGGACTGACCAGATCCCGCCACCGGGTCAGCACGGCTCTCGCCGTGTTCGGCCTGCTCGCCACGGGCACCGCCGCCGTCCAGGCGACCACGGCCGCCACCCCGGCCCACGCCGCCACCACGCACCGCATCCTGTTCGACAACGCGCACGCGGAGACGGCCGGCAACGCCGACTGGATCATCTCCACCAGCCAGCCCGATCCGCTCGGCCAGGACTCCTCCCCGTCCTCCGAGACGGACTGGACGGGTGCGCTGTCGTCCTGGGGTGTCGCTCTGCAGAAGACCGGCAACTACAGCCTCAAGACGCTGCCCTCGGGCTCCAGCCTCACCTACGGCGGCTCGTCGACGACCGACCTGTCGAACTTCGACACCCTCGTCCTGCCCGAGCCCAACACACTGTTCACCACCGCCGAGAAGACCGCCATCATGACGTTCGTCAAGAACGGCGGCGGCCTGTTCATGATCTCCGACCACACCGGCGCCGACCGCAACAACGACGGCGAGGACGCGGTCGAGATCCTGAACGACCTGATGACCAACAACAGCGTCGACTCCACCGACCCGTTCGGCTTCTCCATCGACTCGCTGAGCATCAGCTCCGACTATCCGTCGGCGATCAGTGACAGCACCAGCGCCGTCCTGCACGGCTCCTTCGGCACGGTCACCAAGAGCCTCATCGCGAGCGGTACGACCGCCACGCTCAAGCCCGCCGACAACTCCGCCGTCAAGGGCCTGCTCTACCGCACCGGTTACTCCGGCAACACCGGCGCCTTCTTCGCCACCAGCACCTTCGGCAGCGGCCGTGTCGCGTTCTGGGGCGACAGCTCGCCCATCGACGACGGCACCGGCCAGTCCGGAAACACGCTCTACGACGGCTGGAACGACTCCGGCGCCACCAACGCCGCCCTCGCCCTCAACGCCACCGAGTGGCTCGCGGGCGCGAGCGGCAGCAGCGGTGGCGGTGGCGGGGGCGGCGGTACGACCTGCACCGCCGCCCAGCTCCTCGGCAACAACGGCTTCGAGTCCGGCGCCACCACCTGGAGCGCCAGCAGCGGTGTCATCACCAACTCCAGCAGCGAGTCGCCCCGTACGGGCTCGTACTACGCCTGGCTCGACGGCTATGGAACCGCCACCACCGACACCCTCTCCCAGTCGGTGACCATCCCGTCCGCCTGCACCACCGCCGCCCTGAGTTTCTATCTGCACGTCGACACGGCGGAGACCTCGACCAGCACGGCGTACGACACCCTCAAGGTCCAGGTCCTCAACAGCTCCGGGACCGTCCTGAGTACTCTGGCGACGTACTCCAACCTCAACGCCGCCAGCGGCTACACCCAGCGCAGCTTCAGTCTGGCGAGCTACGCCGGGCAGACCGTCACCCTCAAGTTCACCGGCACGGAGGGCTCCACCCTCCAGACGTCGTTCGTCATCGACGACACGGCGCTCAGCGTGAGCTGA
- a CDS encoding SPW repeat protein, translating to MSDVSHPRGDITTHPDVHEMRARYARMLGGRDVALVDGPVFLLGLYCAASPWILHYTTSQPPLVTHNLIMGIAFGLLALGFTNLPERMYGLSWAICAMGAWMIISPWIVGTNPDTGVVINSIVIGALAVVLGALCASVAVRSTPRA from the coding sequence ATGTCCGACGTCTCGCACCCCAGAGGTGACATCACCACTCACCCTGATGTACACGAAATGCGGGCCCGCTACGCCCGCATGCTCGGTGGTCGTGATGTGGCGCTCGTGGACGGACCGGTGTTTCTGCTCGGTCTGTACTGCGCCGCATCCCCGTGGATACTCCACTACACGACGAGCCAGCCGCCGCTCGTGACGCACAACCTCATCATGGGGATCGCGTTCGGGCTGCTGGCCCTCGGATTCACCAACCTGCCGGAGAGGATGTACGGCCTGAGCTGGGCCATCTGCGCGATGGGCGCATGGATGATCATTTCGCCGTGGATCGTCGGCACCAACCCCGACACCGGCGTCGTGATCAACAGCATCGTCATCGGCGCACTCGCCGTGGTGCTGGGCGCGCTGTGTGCGAGCGTCGCGGTGAGGAGCACCCCCCGCGCATAG